One segment of Cydia fagiglandana chromosome 12, ilCydFagi1.1, whole genome shotgun sequence DNA contains the following:
- the LOC134669395 gene encoding uncharacterized protein LOC134669395, whose product MELMSPLLLCALAALLPQALGVKAAFISKVKPDTPKFLEMPSIQKKIWLTRKTPPESPLDMVLNYLHETEKCSLCIDCIKKALFFLSISKKSITAPSTHVQTKNFTPNNFIENYHHNKVVRNKRDTELPTKTKKSHVSKSKNVTVTKYNIDGQIYAIKLREKNSTQAENQQGDDRSCQVFSVRKYYPCESPKAESIFTNAKRKANKANRRSKKQTISTLTTDKPQFQSLVFRDKLSAEPIMTSIEELYN is encoded by the exons ATGGAACTAATGAGTCCTCTTTTGTTATGTGCGCTTGCAGCGCTGTTGCCACAAGCCTTAG GTGTTAAAGCTGCTTTTATATCTAAGGTCAAACCAGACACACCCAAATTTTTGGAAATGCCTTCGATCCAAAAAAAGATTTGGTTAACACGAAAAACACCACCGGAGTCCCCATTAGACATGGTACTGAATTACTTGCACGAAACTGAAAAGTGTTCCTTGTGCATAGATTGCATAAAAAAAGCACTGTTTTTCCTTAGCATCAGTAAAAAATCTATCACAGCACCATCAACCCATGTGCAAACTAAAAACTTTACaccaaataattttattgagaACTATCATCATAACAAAGTAGTAAGAAACAAAAGAGATACAGAATtaccaacaaaaacaaaaaaaagtcatgtGAGCAAAAGCAAAAACGTGACAGTAACTAAGTATAACATCGACGGCCAAATTTACGCCATCAAATTGAGAGAAAAAAACTCAACACAGGCAGAAAATCAGCAAGGAGATGATAGGTCATGCCAAGTATTCAGTGTAAGGAAGTATTACCCCTGTGAGTCGCCAAAGGCAGAATCTATCTTTACAAACGCGAAAAGAAAAGCAAACAAAGCAAACAGGCGAAGCAAGAAACAAACAATAAGTACATTGACCACGGACAAGCCTCAATTTCAATCGCTTGTCTTTCGAGATAAACTTTCAGCTGAACCGATCATGACGTCCATCGAAGAACTTTACaactaa